A region from the Pelobates fuscus isolate aPelFus1 chromosome 1, aPelFus1.pri, whole genome shotgun sequence genome encodes:
- the LIPT2 gene encoding octanoyl-[acyl-carrier-protein]:protein N-octanoyltransferase LIPT2, mitochondrial — protein sequence MSCSGGRPVLRVVRLGVLPYSEAVRVQQRWVKAVQAVGAAECPRGALILCEHPAVYTVGVRRGQYPGPEEDRLRGLGADFQRTDRGGLITFHGPGQLLCYPVLHLGRLRRSLREYVAGLERAGIGLCRSLGLGADRTPETGVWVRGRKICAIGVHCSRYITSHGLALNCNTDLSWFDHIVPCGIVGKGVTSLTRELGRNVTVEETIPPFLEAFQEEFKCTLVLEDQSEQMVKLS from the exons ATGTCGTGCTCGGGCGGCCGCCCCGTGCTGCGCGTTGTCCGGCTTGGCGTGCTGCCTTACTCCGAGGCCGTGCGGGTGCAGCAGCGCTGGGTGAAGGCCGTGCAGGCGGTGGGGGCCGCGGAGTGTCCCCGGGGGGCGCTGATCCTGTGCGAGCACCCGGCGGTGTACACGGTCGGGGTCCGGCGGGGCCAGTACCCGGGGCCGGAGGAGGACCGGCTGCGGGGGCTCGGGGCCGACTTCCAGCGCACAGACCGGGGCGGACTCATCACCTTCCACGGGCCAGGACAGCTGCTCTGCTACCCGGTACTGCACCTCGGCCGGCTCCGCCGCTCCCTGCGGGAATACGTGGCCGGCCTGGAGAGAGCCGGCATAGGCCTCTGCCGGAGCCTCGGGCTGGGGGCGGACAGGACCCCGGAGACAGGGGTGTGGGTCCGGGGGAGGAAAATCTGCGCTATCG GTGTTCATTGCTCCAGATACATTACCTCCCATGGCCTTGCCCTAAACTGCAACACAGATCTTTCATGGTTTGATCACATCGTTCCCTGTGGAATCGTTGGGAAAGGAGTCACTTCTTTGACTCGGGAGCTGGGGAGGAATGTCACAGTTGAAGAGACAATTCCACCATTTCTAGAAGCCTTTCAGGAAGAATTTAAATGCACTTTAGTTTTAGAAGACCAATCAGAACAGATGGTCAAGCTCTCGTAA